The Pedobacter mucosus genome window below encodes:
- a CDS encoding LLM class flavin-dependent oxidoreductase, producing MRYGYWLPVFGGWLRNVEDENMQPTWDYVKRLAIRSEEIGFDLALIAELNLNDIKGEDAPSLDAWSTAAALAAVTSKQELMVAVRPTFHNPALLAKQAANIDHISGGRLSLNLVSSWWKDEAEKYGVNFEQHDDRYARSAEWLEVLDNVWKKDNYSFDGKFYKVKDNILQPKPITKPRPPIYAGGESEAAKDLISSTCDGYVMHGDSPELIAKRIADLSERRDKKGLPPMQFGVAAYSIIRNNEQEVKKELERITNVKEGSSGYKNYQQWISGTQLEQQVSLSDYSVSNRGLRSGLTGTPAQVQDKIGEFEKIGVNFFLLQCSPQLEEMERFADAIIVKDSVLSN from the coding sequence ATGAGATACGGATATTGGTTACCCGTTTTCGGGGGATGGCTACGCAATGTAGAAGATGAAAACATGCAGCCGACATGGGATTATGTAAAGCGTTTAGCAATTCGAAGTGAAGAAATAGGCTTTGATTTAGCTTTAATTGCCGAATTAAATTTAAATGATATTAAGGGCGAAGATGCACCGTCATTAGATGCTTGGTCTACAGCTGCCGCACTTGCTGCGGTTACCAGTAAACAAGAACTTATGGTGGCGGTAAGGCCGACCTTTCATAATCCAGCTTTATTGGCTAAACAGGCTGCAAATATAGATCACATCAGCGGTGGCAGGTTATCCTTAAACCTGGTTTCTTCTTGGTGGAAGGACGAAGCTGAAAAGTATGGTGTAAATTTTGAACAGCACGACGACCGTTACGCAAGGTCAGCCGAGTGGCTTGAAGTGCTTGATAACGTATGGAAAAAGGATAATTATAGTTTTGATGGAAAATTTTATAAGGTAAAAGATAACATTCTTCAGCCAAAACCGATTACCAAACCACGGCCACCAATTTATGCAGGAGGTGAATCTGAAGCTGCGAAAGATCTAATTTCATCTACTTGCGATGGCTACGTAATGCATGGGGATTCGCCAGAATTAATTGCTAAACGCATTGCTGATTTATCCGAACGTCGGGATAAAAAAGGCTTGCCACCAATGCAATTTGGCGTGGCAGCTTATAGTATTATCCGCAATAATGAGCAAGAAGTGAAAAAAGAATTAGAGCGAATTACAAATGTAAAGGAGGGAAGCTCGGGATATAAAAATTATCAGCAGTGGATTTCGGGTACGCAGTTAGAGCAGCAAGTTTCACTTTCAGATTATTCGGTTTCTAACAGAGGCCTAAGAAGTGGATTAACGGGAACACCTGCACAAGTTCAAGATAAAATTGGTGAATTCGAAAAAATTGGCGTAAATTTTTTTCTACTTCAATGCAGTCCTCAATTAGAAGAAATGGAGCGTTTTGCTGATGCCATCATTGTAAAAGACAGCGTTCTTTCAAATTAA
- a CDS encoding ATP-grasp domain-containing protein → MSSISISYEQPDWFKPLFTELEKRGIPFETTNPTKHFFAIEDGKPNFDLFFNRMSPSAYLRDGIQGTFYTLNYLKFLEEHGVKVINGYKAFTYETSKALQLLLLEKLGIRYPKSRVVNHSSQIEKAAEGLRFPIVIKANIGGSGAGIEKFDSLEEVQAAIEENRVDFGIDHTALVQEFIPARGGYITRVETLGGKYLYGIRVYTNGESFNLCPADICQTTTGQDLVRNACALDAPKNGLKVEAFTPSNEIIANIEKIVQESGIDVGGIEYIIDDRDGEVLYYDVNALSNFVADAVNVIGFNPHERLVDYLEEQLEKVNGTATTY, encoded by the coding sequence ATGAGTTCAATATCAATATCATACGAGCAACCCGATTGGTTTAAACCTCTTTTTACAGAATTAGAGAAGCGGGGAATACCTTTTGAAACCACTAATCCTACAAAACATTTCTTTGCGATAGAAGATGGCAAACCCAATTTCGATCTTTTTTTTAATAGGATGAGTCCCTCAGCTTATTTAAGAGATGGGATTCAAGGTACTTTTTATACCCTGAATTATCTGAAATTTTTGGAAGAGCATGGCGTAAAAGTGATTAATGGCTATAAAGCTTTTACCTACGAAACCTCAAAAGCATTGCAGTTATTGTTGCTAGAAAAGCTAGGCATCCGTTATCCAAAATCAAGGGTAGTTAACCACAGTTCACAAATTGAAAAAGCTGCCGAAGGACTTCGTTTTCCAATCGTAATTAAAGCAAACATTGGTGGTAGTGGAGCTGGAATAGAAAAATTTGATTCTTTGGAAGAAGTACAGGCTGCAATTGAAGAAAATCGCGTTGATTTCGGAATAGATCATACGGCTTTGGTTCAGGAATTTATTCCAGCCAGAGGCGGATATATTACCCGTGTTGAAACCTTGGGTGGTAAATATCTTTATGGAATTAGGGTTTATACCAATGGCGAAAGCTTTAATCTTTGCCCTGCTGATATTTGCCAAACCACAACCGGCCAAGATTTGGTTAGAAATGCTTGTGCACTTGATGCTCCAAAAAATGGTTTAAAAGTTGAAGCATTTACGCCTTCAAATGAGATCATTGCAAATATCGAAAAGATTGTGCAGGAAAGCGGAATCGACGTTGGCGGGATAGAATATATTATTGATGATCGCGATGGCGAGGTACTTTATTATGATGTAAATGCACTATCAAATTTTGTTGCCGATGCGGTTAATGTAATCGGATTTAATCCACACGAAAGGCTGGTTGATTATTTAGAAGAACAACTAGAAAAGGTTAACGGAACAGCAACGACTTACTAA
- a CDS encoding M14 family zinc carboxypeptidase translates to MKTFLTTIKVLLALSFIWIQQASAQNSYFFPKATQLDAKIPTPEAFLGYSIGTYFTRQDQVVAYFRALEKVSNRVHVESIGRTYEQREQIIVTITSPENYSKLEQIRQDHLSQIDPSKPVLGNNAPIIINLGYGVHGNESSSTETSLLTGYYLAASNDAETQNWLSQSLIFIDPALNPDGRDRAANWHNSYHSFPPVGDPIDKEHQEGWPNGRTNHYFTDLNRDWLNLVQVESRNRLVFFHKWYPNVQIDFHEQGTNATYYFEPTPKSHESPIIPQFLYEYQVILAKYHAKALDDIGSFYFTKENYDNLSPIYGSTYPKFFGSVAATFEQASSRGILQESTNGPLTFAFTIRNHLATSFSTIKGAVAEKVGLFKVQKDFFKYALEQGRKNPAKGFVFGDKNDVTLTQKFLGLLLQHHVEVYEVADNLSQDGKTFDKGKSYIVPSAQPNFLIVHSIFEENTLKDSIFYDNTGWSIIHAYGLKYAKLNGAFSKGTIVKNLPVETGKFSVERAAYAYLINSSDFNFTKALYQLQLKNVLVKTAFKSFSANTTAGKKAFLPGSLVIPVVDQSISADSLFAAVSYVAKLASIEITPVTSGFSAEGIDLGSSNIRSVRKPEVALAFGQGVTASEAGQVWFLLNQQLDLPVTKLDLQSFARASLERYNVLVLPAGNYSAWDKATVDKIKSWVNDGGTLITFQTATAWAVQQEIVKEKLSQTENFARRGDAPPVAAAAEKSTEEGKKDQSKTIADAGVKPIKPLAERLDYARQEDVEGSKRINGAIFVSDLDITHPIAFGVSSRKLFINKNGPTLLLPSTNKYATVAQYTVKPLINGYSSKANTAKVANSAAIIAVGSGAGEVILFADDPTYRGYWLGTARLFLNSIFFGNLLGGGNR, encoded by the coding sequence ATGAAAACATTTTTAACTACAATAAAGGTCCTATTAGCTTTAAGCTTTATTTGGATTCAACAGGCATCGGCCCAGAACAGTTATTTTTTTCCGAAAGCAACCCAGCTTGATGCAAAAATTCCAACTCCCGAAGCTTTTCTAGGTTACTCAATTGGTACATATTTTACAAGGCAAGATCAGGTTGTAGCGTATTTTAGAGCATTAGAAAAAGTTTCTAATCGTGTTCATGTAGAAAGCATAGGAAGAACTTATGAACAACGCGAACAAATTATAGTAACCATCACTTCTCCTGAGAATTATAGCAAGTTGGAGCAAATAAGGCAGGATCATTTAAGTCAGATTGATCCTTCAAAACCTGTATTAGGCAATAATGCGCCTATAATTATCAACTTAGGATATGGTGTTCATGGCAATGAATCTTCAAGCACGGAAACTAGTTTGTTAACTGGATATTATTTGGCTGCAAGTAATGATGCTGAAACTCAAAACTGGTTATCGCAATCTTTAATTTTTATCGATCCTGCATTAAATCCAGATGGAAGAGACAGAGCCGCCAACTGGCATAATTCCTATCATTCTTTTCCTCCAGTTGGCGATCCAATTGATAAGGAACACCAGGAAGGCTGGCCAAATGGAAGAACCAACCACTATTTTACAGATTTAAACCGTGATTGGCTTAATTTGGTGCAAGTAGAAAGTCGTAATCGATTGGTGTTCTTCCATAAATGGTATCCAAACGTTCAAATTGATTTTCATGAGCAAGGAACCAATGCGACTTACTATTTTGAACCAACTCCAAAAAGTCATGAAAGCCCAATAATTCCTCAATTTTTATATGAATACCAAGTTATTTTGGCGAAGTATCATGCAAAAGCATTAGATGATATTGGTTCGTTTTACTTCACTAAAGAGAATTACGATAACCTTTCTCCAATTTACGGCTCAACTTATCCTAAGTTTTTCGGTTCTGTTGCCGCGACGTTCGAACAAGCCAGTTCAAGAGGAATTCTACAAGAATCTACAAATGGTCCGCTAACTTTTGCTTTTACCATTCGGAATCATTTGGCAACCAGTTTCTCTACAATTAAAGGTGCAGTGGCAGAAAAAGTAGGACTTTTTAAAGTTCAAAAAGACTTCTTTAAATATGCGCTTGAACAAGGTCGAAAAAACCCGGCAAAGGGATTTGTTTTTGGTGATAAAAACGATGTAACTCTTACGCAGAAGTTTTTAGGATTGCTTTTGCAGCATCATGTAGAAGTTTATGAAGTTGCAGATAATTTGAGTCAGGATGGAAAAACCTTCGATAAAGGTAAATCTTATATTGTACCATCTGCTCAGCCTAATTTTTTGATTGTCCATTCCATATTTGAAGAGAACACCTTAAAAGACAGTATTTTTTATGATAATACCGGTTGGAGTATTATTCATGCTTACGGTTTGAAATATGCAAAACTAAATGGTGCTTTTTCTAAAGGGACTATTGTTAAAAATTTACCTGTAGAAACCGGTAAATTTTCAGTTGAACGTGCGGCCTATGCTTATTTAATTAATTCTAGCGATTTCAATTTTACCAAGGCCCTTTACCAATTGCAACTTAAAAATGTATTGGTAAAAACAGCCTTCAAATCATTTTCGGCTAATACCACAGCTGGCAAAAAAGCATTTTTACCTGGCTCATTGGTTATCCCAGTAGTAGACCAATCCATATCAGCTGATTCTCTTTTCGCCGCAGTAAGCTACGTTGCCAAGTTAGCCAGCATTGAAATTACCCCAGTTACTAGCGGCTTTAGTGCTGAGGGGATTGATTTAGGAAGTAGCAACATCAGATCAGTACGCAAACCAGAAGTTGCACTTGCTTTCGGACAAGGTGTAACGGCTTCTGAAGCTGGCCAGGTTTGGTTTCTTTTAAATCAGCAACTTGATTTACCGGTAACAAAACTGGATTTACAAAGCTTTGCCAGGGCATCTTTAGAAAGATACAATGTACTTGTTCTTCCGGCTGGAAATTACAGCGCATGGGATAAAGCGACAGTAGATAAAATTAAGAGTTGGGTAAATGACGGCGGTACGTTAATTACTTTCCAAACCGCAACTGCTTGGGCAGTACAACAAGAAATTGTGAAAGAAAAACTATCTCAAACTGAAAATTTTGCCAGAAGAGGAGATGCACCTCCAGTTGCAGCTGCTGCTGAAAAATCAACAGAAGAAGGTAAAAAGGATCAGTCAAAAACTATTGCAGATGCTGGTGTTAAACCAATTAAACCGCTTGCAGAAAGACTTGATTACGCCAGACAAGAAGACGTTGAAGGTTCTAAACGCATAAACGGTGCAATCTTCGTATCGGATTTAGACATTACACATCCCATTGCTTTTGGAGTTTCATCGCGTAAATTATTTATCAATAAAAACGGACCAACACTTTTATTACCAAGTACAAATAAGTATGCTACCGTAGCACAATACACTGTAAAGCCATTAATAAATGGTTATTCATCAAAAGCAAACACTGCAAAAGTTGCAAATTCAGCAGCGATAATAGCAGTTGGTAGCGGTGCTGGCGAGGTTATTCTTTTTGCTGATGATCCAACTTATAGAGGTTATTGGCTTGGCACAGCAAGGTTGTTTTTAAATTCGATATTTTTTGGAAATCTTTTAGGCGGGGGAAATAGATAA
- a CDS encoding RagB/SusD family nutrient uptake outer membrane protein, whose amino-acid sequence MKTSYIRKTILLAVVLLSASCEKYLEEVPNNALPTETSITDASTARAAIIGTYDRLQGYYASSYPTLGTITTDNVIFNGTLSEYLQLDQNAIPTDNVITVSAYQGIYRTINSANSVIAYVPLVTDPLLTVAEKNKILGEAYFIRALSYFDLARGWGGVQLQLKPTTDLGVLSGIKRSSLDQTYDQVLADLVQAESLLPEDATTRNRAQKSAAKALRARLHLYRKQWADAETYATQVITNTKYSLAKPYKSFFTAPFQTAESVLELAYSVNDRNSYWNLWYPSSAGGQFTLKPSDGLVAKLNNPAIGGTRNALIAGSGTTVYGVLYNTTATSTDPSYLIRIAELYLIRAEARAQQNKLIEAATDLNAVRARADVAATSATTQAGLIQAIEDENGIEFAFEAHRWFDLVRTERVGAVLGITNKNFWLFPIPYSDVQSDPDVTQNPGY is encoded by the coding sequence ATGAAAACATCATATATCAGAAAGACAATTTTGCTGGCGGTTGTTTTACTGTCTGCATCCTGCGAAAAATATTTGGAAGAGGTGCCAAATAATGCGCTGCCTACCGAAACCTCTATTACCGATGCAAGTACGGCAAGGGCTGCAATAATTGGTACTTATGATCGATTGCAAGGTTATTACGCCTCTAGTTATCCAACTTTAGGAACCATTACAACCGATAATGTAATTTTTAATGGAACATTGAGTGAATATTTACAACTTGATCAAAATGCAATTCCAACCGATAATGTAATTACTGTTTCTGCCTATCAAGGCATTTACAGAACCATTAATTCGGCCAATAGCGTAATTGCTTATGTGCCCTTGGTAACTGATCCATTATTAACAGTTGCAGAAAAAAATAAAATTTTAGGTGAAGCTTATTTCATAAGGGCGCTTTCTTATTTTGATTTGGCAAGAGGCTGGGGAGGCGTTCAACTTCAGTTAAAACCTACAACAGATTTGGGTGTGCTGAGCGGAATTAAACGCAGTAGTTTAGATCAAACTTATGATCAGGTTTTGGCTGATTTGGTACAAGCCGAGTCGCTATTGCCAGAAGATGCAACGACAAGAAACAGGGCGCAAAAAAGTGCCGCAAAAGCGTTACGTGCAAGGTTGCATTTGTATAGGAAACAATGGGCTGATGCCGAAACCTATGCCACACAGGTGATTACAAATACCAAATACAGCTTAGCTAAACCTTATAAATCCTTTTTTACAGCGCCTTTTCAAACCGCTGAGTCTGTTTTAGAATTGGCTTATTCTGTAAATGATCGAAATAGTTATTGGAACCTTTGGTACCCAAGTTCGGCAGGTGGACAATTTACCTTAAAACCATCTGATGGCTTGGTGGCAAAGCTAAATAACCCTGCAATTGGCGGAACAAGAAACGCACTGATCGCCGGAAGTGGAACAACCGTTTATGGTGTACTTTATAATACCACTGCAACAAGTACCGATCCCTCGTATTTAATCCGCATAGCCGAACTTTATTTAATAAGAGCGGAGGCGAGAGCGCAGCAAAATAAATTAATCGAAGCAGCAACAGACTTAAATGCAGTACGTGCAAGAGCAGATGTAGCTGCAACCTCGGCTACAACACAAGCAGGATTAATCCAGGCAATAGAAGATGAAAACGGAATTGAGTTTGCATTTGAAGCGCACCGTTGGTTTGATTTAGTTCGAACTGAAAGGGTAGGAGCAGTATTGGGAATAACCAATAAAAACTTCTGGCTTTTTCCTATTCCATATTCAGATGTTCAATCAGATCCTGATGTTACCCAAAATCCAGGCTATTAA
- a CDS encoding sterol desaturase family protein encodes MNDFNYLAFAMPAFFIFLYLEYFIAKKQGKATIFKYESSISNITVGIAERLLSLFISGSFYGLFYLIYENYALFFIPDSWWVWILLILVTDLVWYWYHRFGHEINLLWAAHIVHHQSEEFNYTVSARITVFQALVRNLFWCIVPLLGFHPKMVITILVVHGAYSFFTHTQTIGKLGWLENILITPSLHGVHHASNEKYLDKNYGDVFTFWDKLFGTFQKEEEPPKYGLTHSVKSYSFLWQHFHYYLELIEACKRENNLKGKLGVLFGGPAKLDQDIRPVLEKQYLQTNTSAKPNLRFKNYLNLQILLSVILLFLVTGFYKSLAGVDIFFCSIFILLTLINCGALLEQRKYIFYLECFRLIVVISFCFYRLDIFSYTALPVIIIIIMERAFSLKDAFNRYVLRYEKAGRSMKNNKHHQY; translated from the coding sequence ATGAACGATTTTAATTATCTGGCCTTTGCTATGCCTGCGTTTTTTATATTTCTTTATTTAGAATATTTTATCGCAAAAAAGCAAGGCAAAGCAACAATTTTTAAATACGAAAGCTCCATTTCAAATATTACGGTAGGCATAGCCGAAAGGCTTTTAAGTTTATTCATTTCGGGTAGCTTTTACGGCTTGTTTTATCTTATTTACGAAAATTACGCTTTATTTTTTATTCCTGATAGTTGGTGGGTTTGGATACTACTAATTCTGGTTACAGATTTGGTTTGGTACTGGTATCATCGCTTTGGCCACGAAATAAATCTGTTATGGGCAGCACATATTGTTCATCACCAAAGTGAAGAATTTAATTATACGGTATCAGCAAGGATAACGGTTTTTCAGGCACTCGTTAGAAATCTATTCTGGTGCATTGTGCCTTTGCTTGGCTTTCACCCTAAAATGGTTATTACCATATTGGTTGTTCACGGTGCTTATTCATTTTTTACCCACACACAAACCATAGGAAAACTTGGTTGGCTAGAGAATATTTTAATCACGCCTTCGCTTCACGGCGTTCATCACGCAAGCAATGAAAAATATTTAGATAAAAATTATGGAGATGTTTTTACATTTTGGGATAAACTTTTCGGAACTTTTCAGAAGGAAGAAGAACCACCAAAATATGGTTTAACACATTCCGTTAAGAGTTATAGTTTTTTATGGCAGCATTTTCATTATTATTTGGAGCTTATCGAAGCCTGCAAGCGTGAAAATAATTTGAAAGGCAAGCTTGGTGTATTATTCGGCGGTCCAGCAAAACTAGATCAGGATATTCGTCCGGTTCTCGAAAAACAATATCTTCAGACTAACACTTCAGCCAAACCAAATTTGAGGTTTAAAAACTACCTTAATTTGCAGATTTTATTAAGTGTAATCCTTCTTTTTCTGGTAACTGGTTTCTATAAAAGTTTGGCTGGAGTAGATATATTTTTCTGCTCAATTTTTATCTTACTTACTTTAATCAATTGCGGCGCATTGTTAGAGCAGCGTAAATACATTTTCTATCTAGAATGCTTTCGGTTAATTGTAGTAATTTCATTCTGTTTCTATCGATTAGATATTTTCAGTTATACTGCATTGCCAGTGATTATAATAATCATTATGGAGCGAGCTTTTAGTTTAAAAGATGCCTTTAACAGGTATGTTTTGCGATATGAAAAAGCTGGGCGATCGATGAAAAACAACAAGCATCATCAGTACTAA